In a single window of the Cucumis melo cultivar AY chromosome 11, USDA_Cmelo_AY_1.0, whole genome shotgun sequence genome:
- the LOC103496014 gene encoding protein DMP7, which yields MEGEIESQIQQAVPAEGLLGKIQQPLLENALTMASKPTKTSAQKAIRKTFKGTAHLANLLPTGTVLGFQILSPIFTHQGHCNTHVSQTTTLGLVLVCAFSCFFLLFTDSFRDGRGKVRYGVATFQGLWVIDGSVTLPKEEAAKYRLRFIDFFHAFASLLVFIAVALFDENVVKCLYPTPSDELRELLVVLPVGIGVLCSCLFIVFPTKRHGVGFPLSRQ from the coding sequence ATGGAAGGCGAAATCGAGAGCCAAATTCAGCAGGCAGTCCCTGCCGAAGGACTGCTAGGAAAGATCCAACAGCCACTGCTCGAAAATGCCTTAACAATGGCCTCAAAGCCAACAAAAACATCAGCTCAAAAAGCAATTAGAAAGACATTCAAAGGAACAGCCCATTTAGCCAACCTCCTTCCCACGGGCACGGTCCTCGGCTTCCAAATTTTGTCCCCAATTTTCACACACCAGGGCCATTGCAACACCCATGTTAGCCAAACCACCACCCTCGGTCTTGTCTTGGTCTGTGCCTTCTCCTGTTTTTTCCTCCTCTTCACTGACAGTTTCCGAGATGGTCGTGGCAAAGTCCGATACGGGGTGGCCACATTTCAAGGCTTATGGGTTATTGATGGGTCGGTTACCCTTCCCAAAGAAGAGGCTGCTAAATACAGGCTACGCTTCATTGATTTCTTTCACGCATTCGCTTCTCTTTTGGTTTTCATAGCTGTTGCTTTGTTTGATGAAAATGTGGTCAAGTGTCTCTACCCAACACCGTCTGATGAATTAAGGGAGCTTTTGGTTGTGCTGCCTGTTGGAATTGGTGTCTTGTGTAGCTGcttgtttattgtttttcctACTAAACGACACGGTGTAGGATTCCCCCTCTCTCGTCAATAG
- the LOC103496013 gene encoding uncharacterized protein LOC103496013, whose product MGVDYYRILQVDKNASDDDLKKAYRKLAMKWHPDKNPTNKREAEAKFKQISEAYEVLNDPQKRAIYDQYGEDGLKGQVPPPNAGGPGGATFFSTGDGPTTFRFNPRNANDIFSEFFGFSSPFGGSSGRGQRFSSSVFGDDIFASFGRGDGESVGSSMSRHPSRKAPPIERQLPCSLEELYKGTTKKMKISRQVTDIRGRTTKTEEILTINIKPGWKKGTKITFPEKGNEEPDIIPSDLVFVIDEKPHSVFTRDGNDLIVTQKISLVEALTGYTVHLTTLDGRYLSFPITNVITPNYEEVIPSEGMPLQKDPTKKGNLRINFDFKFPTRLTPEQKAGIRKLLG is encoded by the exons ATGGGTGTGGACTACTATCGAATTTTGCAGGTCGATAAGAATGCTTCCGACGATGATTTGAAGAAGGCCTATAGAAAACTCGCCATGAAATGGCATCCCGATAAGAACCCTACCAACAAAAGAGAAGCCGAAGCTAAATTTAAGCAAATTTCTGAAGCTTATGAG GTTCTCAATGACCCCCAAAAACGGGCAATCTATGATCAATACGGTGAAGATGGTCTGAAAGGTCAGGTGCCACCACCGAATGCCGGAGGTCCAGGTGGAGCCACCTTCTTCTCCACCGGAGATGGACCAACAACGTTTCGGTTCAATCCCCGAAACGCAAACGATATTTTCTCTGAATTCTTTGGATTTTCATCCCCATTTGGCGGCTCCAGTGGAAGAGGACAAAGATTCTCATCAAGTGTTTTCGGTGATGATATCTTTGCATCATTTGGCCGTGGCGACGGCGAAAGCGTAGGCAGTTCCATGTCTCGACATCCCTCTCGTAAAGCACCTCCAATCGAAAGACAGTTACCATGTAGCCTCGAAGAGTTATACAAAGGAACGACCAAGAAGATGAAAATTTCTAGACAAGTTACTGACATTCGTGG GAGAACCACGAAAACAGAGGAGATTTTGACGATCAACATAAAGCCCGGATGgaaaaaaggaacaaaaatcACTTTCCCAGAGAAAGGAAACGAAGAGCCTGACATTATACCATCAGATCTTGTTTTTGTAATCGATGAAAAGCCTCACAGCGTATTCACTCGCGATGGAAACGATTTGATTGTCACTCAAAAGATATCTCTTGTAGAAGCCTTGACAGGGTACACTGTTCATCTAACAACCTTAGACGGCAGATACCTCAGTTTTCCAATTACTAATGTAATCACTCCAAATTATGAGGAAGTGATACCTTCAGAAGGAATGCCACTACAAAAAGACCCCACCAAGAAAGGGAATTTGAGAATCAATTTCGATTTCAAATTCCCAACTAGACTCACTCCTGAGCAGAAGGCTGGCATTAGGAAGCTCTTAGGGTAG